A window from Dromaius novaehollandiae isolate bDroNov1 chromosome 1, bDroNov1.hap1, whole genome shotgun sequence encodes these proteins:
- the NEPRO gene encoding nucleolus and neural progenitor protein, producing MAAPEAAWNRLDVPWPASSATVALPGQHPAVRWLAALRRRCEVAVERLSGRALVAEGRVLRAVLYVYHRRLLRHRPFLALRQVEQCLKRLWKMNLVGCVETLAELIPKKNKPQAQGECLVPSQPMMETVAVKVLGGCKLLLRLLDCCCKAFLLTVKHLCSEEFILLNTVASGLLSRLWIQYRCVLQSLISLYGVLSTSLHLVSKTQQMPYIKGFTFPSDISDFLGVSVSAEVKKKKAKTLTATKAASWLKKLFPAAPEAASEAGKKRDLVTCTSVVENKNIPCPTDIGKPVLVARASRGKHLGFDVKSLLRPSKHPAQEDISVMSTPSKAESVSLCCRIAKSQHTRSLVQMFQKATSFGELSEALRKAILWCKGNKLKSAAYFLRNKLLKSNRLHHVEAQGCSLQKKLGYVKTSVCKYLLSGSQNACRPKQYRGAWSCQRKIKWSKLLKKTSKPVQQKASELSGICDSSSSFFLPVYQAESLGHEGGTNADTAAGELSKPGTPMRLLLEENPGSMLKEATENMDIDSIFAAMGV from the exons ATGGCGGCGCCCGAGGCGGCGTGGAACCGGCTGGACGTGCCGTGGCCCGCGAGCAGCGCGACGGTGGCTCTGCCGGGCCAACACCCTGCAG TGCGTTGGctggcggcgctgcggcggcggtgCGAGGTGGCCGTCGAGCGGCTGTCGGGGCGGGCGCTGGTCGCCGAGGGACGCGTGCTGCGCGCCGTGCTCTACGTGTACCACCGCAGGCTGCTCCGCCACCGGCCGTTCCTGGCCCTGCGGCAG gtGGAACAGTGCTTGAAGCGCCTGTGGAAAATGAACTTGGTGGGTTGCGTTGAGACCCTGGCAGAGCTGATTCCCAA gaaaaataaacccCAAGCCCAAGGAGAGTGCTTAGTGCCCAGCCAGCCCATGATGGAAACAGTTGCTGTGAAGGTATTGGGAGGTTGCAAACTCTTACTACGTCTACTGGATTGTTGCTGTAAAGCATTTCT CTTGACGGTTAAACATCTCTGCTCGGAAGAATTCATACTTTTGAACACTGTGGCTTCAGGGCTGTTGAGCCGGTTATG GATTCAGTACAGGTGTGTATTGCAGAGCCTCATTTCCTTATACGGGGTGTTGTCGACATCACTGCATCTCGTGTCGAAGACCCAACAGATGCCTTATATCAAGGGATTTACCTTCCCTTCTGACATCAGTGACTTTCTTGGAGTTTCTGTCTCTGCTGAggtgaagaagaaaaaggctaaaaCACTTACAGCCACAAAAGCTGCCAGCTGGCTGAAAAAGCTCTTCCCAGCAGCACCAGAGGCAGCATCAGAGGCTGGGAAAAAGAGAGATTTGGTGACCTGCACAAGTGTTGTGGAAAACAAGAACATCCCATGCCCCACAGACATTGGAAAGCCAGTTCTGGTTGCGAGGGCCAGCAGAG GGAAGCACCTTGGGTTTGATGTGAAGAGCTTGCTTAGACCATCCAAACATCCAGCTCAAGAG GATATAAGTGTCATGTCAACGCCTTCTAAAGCAGAGTCAGTGTCACTTTGCTGTCGTATAGCAAAATCACAGCATACTAGATCTCTTGTACAGATGTTTCAAAAAGCTACCTCTTTTGGGGAATTGTCAGAGGCACTCAGAAAAGCTATTCTGTGGTGCAAGGGCAACAAACTCAAATCAGCAGCTTATTTTCTGCGTAACAAGTTATTGAAAAGCAACCGGCTGCACCATGTGGAAGCTCAAGGATGCAG CTTGCAGAAGAAACTTGGCTATGTCAAAACATCCGTCTGTAAATACCTCCTCTCTGGCTCACAAAATGCGTGCCGGCCAAAGCAGTACCGTGGGGCATGGTCCTGTCAAAGAAAGATCAAATGGTCCAAGCTGTTGAAGAAAACTTCGAAGCCTGTTCAGCAAAAAGCTTCTGAGCTTTCTGGAATCTGTGACAGCAGTTCTTCATTCTTCCTCCCAGTTTACCAAGCTGAGTCTTTGGGTCATGAAGGAGGTACCAATGCTGATACAGCCGCTGGAGAACTAAGCAAACCAGGGACCCCTATGCGGCTGCTGTTGGAAGAAAACCCTGGCTCTATGCTGAAAGAAGCTACTGAGAACATGGATATTGATTCTATTTTTGCAGCAATGGGTGTCTGA
- the TAF13 gene encoding transcription initiation factor TFIID subunit 13 isoform X2, producing MADEEEDAPFEEDAEEAGGGLDGGQGRRKRLFSKELRCMMYGFGDDQNPYTESVDILEDLVIEFITEMTHKAMSIGRQGRVQVEDIVFLIRKDPRKFARVKDLLTMNEELKRARKAFDEANYGS from the exons ATGGCGGACGAGGAGGAGGACGCGCCG TTTGAAGAAGATGCCGAAGAAGCGGGAGGAGGCCTGGAcggggggcagggcaggaggaagaggctgTTCTCCAAAGAGC TAAGATGCATGATGTATGGATTTGGGGATGACCAGAACCCTTACACAGAATCAGTGGATATTCTTGAGGATCTGGTAATAGAGTTCATCACAGAAATG ACGCACAAGGCCATGTCAATTGGCCGTCAAGGTCGTGTACAGGTTGAGGACATTGTCTTTCTGATCCGCAAGGACCCCCGGAAGTTTGCCAGAGTTAAGGACCTCCTGACTATGAATGAAGAACTGAAACGAGCCAGAAAGGCCTTTGATGAAGCAAACTATGGATCTTGA
- the TAF13 gene encoding transcription initiation factor TFIID subunit 13 isoform X1: MAAPRRGRGAGSAGGPSGSGARRRAGGDGGRGGGRAVRCMMYGFGDDQNPYTESVDILEDLVIEFITEMTHKAMSIGRQGRVQVEDIVFLIRKDPRKFARVKDLLTMNEELKRARKAFDEANYGS; this comes from the exons ATGGCGGCCCCCAGGCGCGGCAGGGGCGCCGGAAGCGCGGGCGGGCCGAGCGGAAGCGGCGCCCGGCGGCGAGCGGGCGGCGATGGCGGACGAGGAGGAGGACGCGCCG TAAGATGCATGATGTATGGATTTGGGGATGACCAGAACCCTTACACAGAATCAGTGGATATTCTTGAGGATCTGGTAATAGAGTTCATCACAGAAATG ACGCACAAGGCCATGTCAATTGGCCGTCAAGGTCGTGTACAGGTTGAGGACATTGTCTTTCTGATCCGCAAGGACCCCCGGAAGTTTGCCAGAGTTAAGGACCTCCTGACTATGAATGAAGAACTGAAACGAGCCAGAAAGGCCTTTGATGAAGCAAACTATGGATCTTGA
- the GTPBP8 gene encoding GTP-binding protein 8 has translation MLRGRGGAPWQPPPLAALAQVLRLEPGRRADVVCPLRRLERCLAPGARPAAFALFRPALAQLQRAEALFRPRGAARYAGAAVRAGHAPPPALPEVCFVGRSNVGKSSLIRALFSLTPEVEVRVSKTPGHTKKMNFFNVGKYFTLVDMPGYGYHAPQDFVEMVEAYLQERQNLKRTFLLVDGLVGLQKTDHIGIEMLEEFGIPYVLVVTKIDRASKGLLLKNVLDIQQFVEEKTQGCFPQLFLVSSVEFSGIHLLRCFIAHVTGNLPIAETN, from the exons atgctgcgcggccgcggcggggcgccgtggcagccgccgccgctcgccgcgcTGGCGCAGGTGCTGCGGCTGGAGCCGGGCCGCCGGGCCGACGTGGTCTGCCCGCTGCGGCGGCTGGAGCGCTGCCtggcgcccggcgcccgccccgcggccttCGCGCTCTTCCGGCCGGCGCTGGCGCAGCTGCAGCGCGCCGAGGCGCTGttccggccccgcggcgccgcgcgctACGCGGGCGCGGCCGTGCGCGCGGGAcacgcgccgccgccggcgctgcccgag GTGTGCTTCGTGGGCCGCAGCAACGTGGGGAAGTCCTCGCTGATCCGGGCCCTGTTCTCGCTGACTCCGGAGGTGGAGGTCCGGGTGTCGAAAACGCCG ggccatacaaagaaaatgaatttcttcAATGTTGGAAAGTATTTTACCCTGGTGGACATGCCAGGATACGGCTACCATGCCCCGCAGGACTTTGTGGAGATGGTGGAGGCCTATCTGCAGGAACGGCAGAA CTTGAAGAGGACTTTCTTATTAGTGGATGGTTTAGTAGGACTCCAGAAAACAGATCATATCGGTATAGAGATGTTGGAAGAGTTTGGGATTCCTTATGTG CTGGTGGTAACAAAAATTGACCGAGCTTCCAAGGGACTGCTGTTAAAGAACGTACTGGACATCCAGCAGTTTGTAGAGGAGAAAACTCAGGGATGTTTTCCTCAGCTATTCCTGGTCAG TTCTGTGGAGTTTTCAGGGATTCACTTGCTAAGGTGCTTCATAGCCCACGTTACTGGAAACCTGCCTATTGCAGAGACCAACTGA